The Candidatus Aquicultor sp. sequence ACGAGCTTAAACGCCGCCTCGGTGCGAGATAGTTCCGGCACCTCGGTGGATTTTGCCTGTGATACGCTCGGTGCCGAGCCGCTCGGTGCCCAGTTGACGGCAACACCGTTTAGCTTATCCGAAAACTCGACGCGCGAGCTCCCTTTAGCTTGAGACCAACCTTCAGGTACTTTTATCTGGAATTTCCCCTCAGCTGATTTGTACACAACAAACGCCTGCGTATCCGGAATGTCTCCCGGAGGGTTCTTCTCGGGGGCAACAGGGGCTTGGGCTTGGGTCGTGCTGGATGAACCCAAAGGCCGTGCCGTTCCAGTCTGCTGCGTGCTTGATGCACTCGCCGAAGCACCGGGGCTTGCAGAAGACGTTGTGCTGGTCTTACTTGCCGTTGTTCGACCACACCCGCTTAGCATTACGAGGCCCGCCAAAACCAGCCATACTATTGCGCCCACGATCATACTTTTAGTCCTCATATAATTCTCCTCGGTTTCTCGTCTCACAAAAGTCCTCTAAAAACTCAAAATAGCCGTTTAGCCTTGTCTCCAAACATTCTTCGTCCTCTATAAACGATGTTCGGTGTATTGCTAAAGCTTTTATTCTGCCAAAAGGTAATCGGTACTGGCGAGCTAAAGCCAGTACCGATTACCTTTGATTATGCCCTTACTGTTCTTAATTCTTCAGGCTTACTCTACGCCCTCGAATTGGTGATCTGCGTTAGTTCCTTCAGCGTCCTGATGTCCGCCGCCCGGAAGATTCTTGTCTTCCTGTACTTCGCCCTTTTTCTCAGTGGCCGATTCCTGTCCGGAATTATCGTTCACTTCGTTTATATCTTTGTCTGCCCCGCCTTTCTCCTGTGCATCGACTGCCTCAGTACCAGATGTCTCGTTAGCATCCTTTACTTCCTTACCGGCATCGGCTTTATCTTGAGTCGTGGCCGACTCAACCCCTGATGTCTGATTATTGTCCTGAGTAGCAGCTTGCACCTTGACTGGAGCTTGCTGTACCGCACCTTGCTGTGCGGCATTGGCGAACGATAGTGCTGTCAGCCCACCGGTAATAATCAATGCGCCAACAACTGAGAGGATCACAATCTTCGTCTTCATACTTTCACCTCACTTTCTTACACTTGCTTGCAATACTGTTCGAACAGGTATTCCAAAACTAGGTTCAGTGTACCCGGGTAAGATGAAGTTGCTATGAAGACGTGAGAAGAGGTAATGAAATGGTGAGAATCGTCCCGATACCTGGGGTGCTTTGCGCAGAAATAGTGCCGCGATGTTGTTCGATAATCCATTTGACGATCGACAAACCTAAACCGCTGCCACCAAGCTTGCGCGACCGCGACTTATCCGCTCTGTAGAATCTGTCGAAAACGTATGGGAGGTCTTCGGGGGCGATACCTATCCCGTTGTCTTGAATCGCGATCTGTATTTGGTTACCGGCTTGCTTTGCGCGAATCAGCACTTCACCGTTTTCGCCGGAGTAATCGATAGCGTTCTTAAGGATGTTAAGAAATGCCTGCTCCAACTTGAGATGATCGCCGGAGATGTAAACCGGGCTTTCGATCTCGTTCCGTATTACGGTATCTTTTGTCTCGGCATATTTGCAGATTGTTTCTACGCTTTGCACTACTAATGAAGACAATTCAATTCTAGAATATTGCAGCTGCTCTTGGTTGTTATCGATACGGGAAAGCACTAGGAGGTCTTCGACGATCTTGTTCATTCTATCCACTTCTTCAAGGTTGCTGGCAAGAACAGCATCGCTCTTACCCTTACTCGCAGTACCACGCATCGCAACCTCAAGATTTGCTTTCATTATTGTCAGCGGGGTCCTAAGCTCGTGCGACGCATCTGCGACAAAACGCTTTTGAGCAGCAAGCGTTTTCTGTATGGGTTGCATGGTTTTCCCGGCCAACCAGAATCCGAGACCGGCGACTAATATGATAACAGCGCCGTCTATGACAAAAATCTTGCTTTGTAGACCGGTAATCGTTCTAGCAACGAAATCTGTTTGCGCTTGCTCATTTGAAAACTCGCCGTTTACCTCGTCTTGTATGTCCTGTGAGAAGCTGTAATACAGTACAACGCTTACCACAATCAACACTACCGCAATTACCGCCACATAGAATAGCGTTAAGCGCAACCGTGCCTGTTTAAACAAATTACGTTCTAAGCCGGTAACCGGCGCCTCGAATCGTTTCAAGAAGCTTGTCTTGATACTCATGATCGATCTTTTTCCTTAGGTTTTTTATATGCACATCAATAACATTGCTAAAAGAATCAAAGTTGAAATCCCAGAGACGACTTATTACCTGCTCGCGTGTCAGAACCTGCCCT is a genomic window containing:
- a CDS encoding ATP-binding protein; this translates as MSIKTSFLKRFEAPVTGLERNLFKQARLRLTLFYVAVIAVVLIVVSVVLYYSFSQDIQDEVNGEFSNEQAQTDFVARTITGLQSKIFVIDGAVIILVAGLGFWLAGKTMQPIQKTLAAQKRFVADASHELRTPLTIMKANLEVAMRGTASKGKSDAVLASNLEEVDRMNKIVEDLLVLSRIDNNQEQLQYSRIELSSLVVQSVETICKYAETKDTVIRNEIESPVYISGDHLKLEQAFLNILKNAIDYSGENGEVLIRAKQAGNQIQIAIQDNGIGIAPEDLPYVFDRFYRADKSRSRKLGGSGLGLSIVKWIIEQHRGTISAQSTPGIGTILTISLPLLTSS